In Microcebus murinus isolate Inina chromosome 20, M.murinus_Inina_mat1.0, whole genome shotgun sequence, the following are encoded in one genomic region:
- the LOC105865341 gene encoding peroxisomal membrane protein 4-like — translation MTFLFRNGSLREKLRAILQATHTHSRSLACFVFTYEGLCALQSHVQGKTYQFHSFLAAALGGMLGFGADNNINSQISMYLLSRVLFALCRLGMEKGYIPEPRRDLFPVFTAVVWGLVLWLFEYHRPTLQPSLQSSMTYLYDDSNVWHDISDFLIYNKSRPSE, via the coding sequence ATGACCTTCCTCTTCCGGAACGGCAGCCTCCGGGAGAAGCTGCGGGCCATCCTGCAGGCCACGCACACCCACTCCCGGAGCCTGGCCTGCTTTGTGTTCACCTACGAGGGTCTCTGTGCCCTGCAGTCCCATGTGCAGGGCAAGACCTACCAATTTCACTCATTCCTGGCTGCTGCCTTGGGGGGCATGCTGGGGTTTGGAGCCGACAACAACATCAACAGCCAGATCAGCATGTACCTGTTGTCGCGTGTCCTGTTTGCCCTGTGCCGCCTGGGTATGGAGAAGGGCTACATCCCTGAGCCCAGGCGGGACTTGTTCCCGGTGTTCACTGCAGTGGTGTGGGGGCTCGTGCTGTGGCTCTTTGAGTATCACCGGCCCACGCTGCAGCCCTCACTACAGTCCTCCATGACCTACCTCTACGACGACAGCAATGTCTGGCACGACATCTCAGACTTCCTCATCTATAACAAGAGCCGCCCTTCCGAGTAA